The following proteins are co-located in the Deltaproteobacteria bacterium HGW-Deltaproteobacteria-2 genome:
- a CDS encoding transporter: MSSVYKVIEIIGGSDKSWEDAAKKAVEVTAKSLKDIRVAEVKELDMRIEKGKVVEYRAKLRVSFKYNPE; encoded by the coding sequence ATGAGTAGCGTTTATAAGGTAATCGAAATTATCGGAGGCAGCGACAAATCGTGGGAAGATGCTGCTAAAAAAGCTGTTGAGGTAACGGCAAAAAGTTTGAAGGACATAAGAGTTGCCGAAGTTAAAGAGCTCGATATGAGAATCGAAAAAGGGAAGGTTGTCGAATATCGCGCAAAATTGAGAGTATCTTTTAAATATAATCCTGAATAA
- a CDS encoding NADP-specific glutamate dehydrogenase, which translates to MSVIKDVIAKVKQTDPNQPEFHQAVEEVMETLEPTVKKHPEYVKANIYERLVEPERAMQFRVPWVDDKGNVIVNRGFRVQFNNAIGPFKGGLRFHPSVNLGIIKFLGFEQILKNALTTLPMGGAKGGSDFDPKGKSDGEVMRFCQAFMRELFRHIGADVDVPAGDIGVGGREIGYLYGYYKKIRNEHTGVLTGKGMSYGGSLIRPEATGYGTTYFAAEMLATRKLNFKGKTVAISGAGNVAQYAVEKVTQLGGKVISLCDSSATIIDESGIDNKKCNYVLELKNVRRGRISEYADKYKATCFEGKNVWDVIREQGIKVDIALPCATQNEINGKNAAALVKNGCICVAEGANMPSTPEAINIFQDKKILYGPGKAANAGGVATSGLEMSQNSMRYLWTSEEVDNRLLLIMKSIHKNCYDTAEAYGKKGDYVTGANIAGFTKVADAMLAYGIV; encoded by the coding sequence ATGTCAGTAATTAAAGATGTTATTGCCAAAGTCAAACAAACCGATCCCAACCAGCCGGAGTTTCATCAGGCTGTTGAAGAAGTTATGGAGACATTGGAACCTACAGTAAAAAAACACCCGGAATACGTCAAGGCCAATATCTATGAACGACTTGTGGAACCGGAAAGAGCCATGCAATTCAGAGTTCCCTGGGTAGATGATAAAGGTAATGTTATCGTTAACAGAGGATTCCGCGTTCAGTTCAATAACGCCATAGGCCCTTTCAAAGGCGGTCTGCGCTTTCATCCTTCAGTCAATCTGGGAATCATCAAATTCCTGGGCTTTGAACAAATATTAAAAAATGCTCTGACCACACTGCCGATGGGCGGTGCAAAAGGCGGTTCCGATTTCGATCCCAAGGGAAAATCGGACGGAGAGGTAATGCGTTTCTGCCAGGCTTTCATGCGTGAATTATTCCGTCATATCGGCGCTGATGTTGACGTTCCCGCGGGCGATATTGGTGTCGGGGGCCGTGAAATCGGTTATCTGTATGGTTATTACAAAAAAATCCGCAATGAACACACCGGCGTTCTTACCGGCAAGGGAATGTCCTACGGCGGAAGTTTGATTCGTCCGGAAGCTACGGGATACGGCACAACCTATTTCGCCGCGGAAATGCTGGCCACCCGCAAGCTGAATTTTAAAGGTAAAACGGTCGCCATCAGCGGCGCCGGCAACGTTGCCCAGTATGCAGTGGAAAAAGTAACCCAACTGGGTGGAAAAGTCATTTCTCTTTGCGATTCATCAGCGACTATCATTGATGAATCCGGTATCGACAATAAGAAATGTAATTACGTGCTGGAATTGAAAAATGTCAGACGCGGCCGCATCAGTGAATACGCTGATAAGTATAAGGCCACTTGCTTCGAAGGCAAAAACGTTTGGGATGTCATCCGTGAACAGGGCATCAAAGTGGATATCGCTCTGCCCTGCGCGACACAAAATGAAATTAACGGAAAGAATGCCGCGGCTCTCGTGAAAAACGGATGTATCTGCGTAGCTGAAGGAGCCAATATGCCCTCCACTCCTGAAGCTATTAATATTTTCCAGGATAAGAAAATCCTTTATGGTCCCGGTAAGGCGGCCAACGCTGGCGGCGTGGCCACATCCGGCCTGGAAATGAGCCAGAACAGCATGAGATATTTATGGACGAGCGAAGAAGTTGACAACCGCCTGCTCCTGATCATGAAGAGCATTCACAAGAATTGCTATGACACGGCGGAAGCCTACGGAAAGAAAGGCGACTATGTAACCGGCGCTAACATTGCCGGATTCACAAAGGTTGCTGATGCGATGCTGGCCTACGGTATAGTGTAA
- a CDS encoding enoyl-CoA hydratase (Catalyzes the reversible hydration of unsaturated fatty acyl-CoA to beta-hydroxyacyl-CoA) — protein sequence MDILTNKANGILTITFNRPEKKNAITAAMYQIIADALKDAESNAEVRVILITGTQEIFTAGNDLDDFLQNPPQSTESPVYQFIQSLIHTTKPVIAAVAGPAVGIGTTLLLHCDLVYAAENARFSMPFAKLGLCPEFASSLVLPQIAGYQRAAEKLMLGEPFSAQEAYAMGFVNKVLPTAELLAFAQAQAAKLVALPASSLRATKHLMKSKHTAAINAQIEEESILFGEMLVAKEAKEAFIAFFEKRKPDFTKFK from the coding sequence ATGGACATTTTAACCAATAAAGCAAACGGCATTCTTACTATAACATTTAACAGGCCCGAAAAGAAAAATGCGATTACCGCGGCAATGTACCAGATCATTGCCGACGCGCTGAAGGACGCGGAAAGCAACGCAGAAGTGCGCGTGATTCTGATTACCGGCACGCAGGAAATATTCACGGCAGGCAATGACCTCGATGATTTTTTGCAAAACCCACCTCAAAGTACAGAAAGTCCCGTGTATCAATTTATTCAGAGTCTTATCCATACCACCAAACCGGTAATAGCAGCGGTTGCCGGTCCTGCAGTAGGTATCGGCACAACTCTATTGCTGCATTGCGATCTTGTCTATGCGGCGGAAAACGCCAGATTTTCAATGCCATTCGCCAAGCTGGGGCTTTGCCCGGAATTCGCTTCCAGTCTTGTGTTACCGCAAATCGCCGGTTACCAGCGTGCAGCAGAAAAGTTGATGCTGGGTGAGCCATTTTCAGCGCAGGAGGCATATGCGATGGGATTCGTAAACAAGGTGTTGCCGACTGCCGAATTGCTCGCGTTTGCACAGGCTCAGGCAGCTAAATTGGTGGCATTGCCGGCATCCTCACTAAGGGCAACTAAACATTTAATGAAGAGTAAGCATACAGCCGCCATCAATGCCCAAATAGAAGAAGAGAGCATCCTTTTCGGCGAAATGCTGGTAGCAAAGGAAGCGAAAGAAGCATTCATTGCATTCTTCGAGAAACGTAAGCCGGATTTTACCAAGTTTAAGTAA
- a CDS encoding short-chain dehydrogenase, which yields MTTGKKKKETLKPLSGKTAIVTGASSGIGCATALTLAEAGVAVVIQARRKDRLAKVVSDIQAKGGKALALAGDASLTSDIDRLLEQTLEWKDGGRKCDIVVVNAGRGLAGGTLASDNYQWEEVYNTNVLGAAYLMRSAAKYFIGRKKGDIVAIGSVVGRNISPFSAFYGSSKFAVGAIAEGLRQEVCAHGVRVSLVMPGIVVSEFQKVAGYDENNFYKGIAHMGKLLKPQAIADGICWLLTQPPNVNVSEIMIRPTGQNYP from the coding sequence ATGACAACAGGAAAAAAGAAGAAAGAAACTCTTAAACCTCTTTCCGGAAAAACAGCAATTGTCACCGGCGCCAGTTCCGGCATTGGATGTGCCACAGCGCTGACATTGGCAGAGGCGGGCGTGGCGGTAGTTATTCAGGCACGACGCAAAGACAGACTCGCTAAAGTTGTCTCGGATATTCAGGCAAAAGGCGGCAAAGCTCTGGCTTTGGCAGGTGATGCAAGCCTGACTTCCGATATAGACAGGTTGTTGGAACAGACGTTAGAATGGAAAGACGGAGGGCGCAAATGCGATATTGTTGTGGTCAACGCCGGACGCGGATTGGCGGGCGGCACACTGGCCAGCGATAACTACCAATGGGAAGAGGTTTATAATACCAATGTGCTTGGCGCTGCTTACCTGATGCGCTCCGCAGCCAAATATTTTATCGGACGTAAGAAAGGAGATATTGTTGCAATTGGTTCCGTGGTGGGACGAAACATTTCACCATTTAGCGCTTTTTATGGCTCCAGTAAATTCGCCGTCGGTGCTATCGCTGAAGGCCTGCGTCAGGAAGTTTGCGCACATGGCGTACGGGTGTCTCTGGTCATGCCTGGTATTGTTGTAAGCGAATTTCAGAAAGTGGCTGGTTACGATGAAAATAATTTTTATAAAGGAATCGCTCATATGGGCAAACTGCTCAAGCCGCAGGCAATAGCCGACGGCATCTGTTGGCTGCTGACCCAGCCCCCTAATGTGAATGTGAGCGAGATTATGATTAGACCGACAGGGCAGAACTATCCATGA
- a CDS encoding DNA alkylation repair protein, with product MNIMANEISKRLRKMGDKEDARFLQGFFKTGKGQYGEGDIFLGIRVPAVRKLAQEYKDLPHKEILSLMQSPYHEVRLFALISFVNAFAKGDEIIQKKVYDLYLANTRYINNWDLVDISAPKIVGAYLFTKSRKPLYQLVKSKSLWERRIAVLSTFCFIKNNEFADALKIAEILLKDKEDLIHKATGWMLREVGKRDTQCAEEFLKKHCRTMPRTMLRYAIERFSPSKRYKYLNGG from the coding sequence ATGAATATCATGGCAAACGAAATCAGCAAACGCCTGCGGAAAATGGGAGATAAAGAAGACGCCAGATTCCTGCAGGGATTTTTCAAAACCGGCAAAGGTCAGTATGGCGAAGGAGATATTTTTCTAGGCATCCGCGTTCCAGCAGTGCGGAAGCTGGCCCAAGAATACAAAGACCTGCCGCACAAGGAAATATTATCGCTCATGCAATCTCCTTATCACGAAGTCAGACTCTTCGCGCTCATTTCGTTTGTCAATGCCTTCGCCAAAGGCGATGAAATAATTCAAAAGAAAGTCTACGACCTTTACCTGGCGAATACCAGATACATCAACAATTGGGATCTGGTGGATATTTCAGCACCCAAAATTGTGGGAGCTTATTTGTTCACGAAAAGCAGAAAGCCGCTCTATCAACTGGTAAAATCAAAAAGTCTTTGGGAACGACGCATCGCCGTGCTCTCAACTTTCTGCTTTATAAAAAACAACGAGTTCGCTGACGCGCTTAAGATTGCCGAAATCTTATTGAAAGATAAAGAAGATTTAATTCACAAGGCCACCGGCTGGATGTTGCGCGAAGTCGGCAAACGCGACACGCAATGCGCGGAAGAATTCTTAAAAAAACATTGCCGGACAATGCCTCGCACCATGCTGCGCTACGCGATAGAAAGATTTTCTCCATCAAAAAGATATAAATATTTAAATGGAGGATGA